In a genomic window of Candidatus Hadarchaeales archaeon:
- a CDS encoding signal peptidase I yields the protein MGMKTGWKAERKAAVILVLALFNYLFLNLFPARGWMAYFLPSVCWGTLALVAFWACGLDRIRSWFNAPVSLAAASVSILYVLVLLNLGFFMGFGRSPYSFAPLSLLTNSFLVLSTLLGMELSRSYLVKNLGRGRPFLTLGSVTLFYAFLGISTAKLLGLRTPLATTKFLGTGFLPLVAENLLATYLAFLGGPVASLAYRLPLTAFWWFCPILPRLSWAVEALVGVMIPTAGFFSINLYTPPFTLRRLGFTSQVGFKARESQTRGLVIASVLCVVMVWASTGLLGLRVTTVLSGSMSPSLEVGDVAVVREVSPSSVRPGDVIQFVRGGEAVIHRVVEVRQEGGSWSFITKGDANSSPDPTPVSSSQLMGKVIMRIPKVGWAILGVKGVMVGLWSFVREHTALVLSLPLLAVPVFLGRRYRGRKVRWGLGKEVSSRRWGTPLVFLMLFLSVGGIAYAHWSEPLYVSGTVETGTWKSEIECYKVWSFPCCQVNSWRSEDNRTLYLHYWYTYPCDTVWVVLKIHNTGTVPIFFQGFQYQFSGKDFKTYEWFFGPYGDGCQQGDCCWWKDLLCGDGCDGPDERTCCWMDSCCLKPPIQLHPCQSLIAVVKLKSFSCSCDFTISMSIKDVCWSCLGRT from the coding sequence ATGGGGATGAAAACAGGCTGGAAGGCGGAAAGGAAGGCGGCGGTCATCCTAGTCCTGGCCCTCTTCAACTACCTCTTCCTGAACCTCTTCCCGGCCAGGGGATGGATGGCCTACTTCCTCCCCTCCGTCTGTTGGGGCACCCTGGCCCTGGTCGCTTTCTGGGCCTGCGGCCTGGACAGGATAAGGTCCTGGTTCAACGCCCCGGTCTCCCTGGCAGCCGCAAGCGTTTCCATCCTCTACGTGCTGGTCCTCCTGAACTTGGGCTTCTTCATGGGCTTTGGGAGGAGTCCCTACTCCTTCGCCCCCCTTTCCCTCCTCACCAATTCTTTCTTGGTTCTCTCCACCCTGCTGGGGATGGAACTCTCCAGGTCCTACCTGGTGAAGAACCTCGGCAGGGGTAGACCCTTCCTCACCTTGGGGTCGGTCACCCTCTTTTACGCTTTCCTTGGCATTTCCACGGCCAAGCTGCTGGGGCTCCGCACCCCCCTCGCCACGACCAAGTTCCTAGGGACGGGCTTTTTGCCCCTGGTGGCGGAGAACCTCCTAGCCACCTACCTGGCTTTCCTGGGCGGGCCGGTGGCTTCCCTGGCATACCGCCTCCCCCTCACCGCTTTCTGGTGGTTCTGCCCGATTCTCCCCCGCCTCTCCTGGGCGGTGGAGGCCCTGGTGGGGGTGATGATCCCCACGGCGGGATTCTTCTCCATCAACTTGTACACCCCACCCTTCACCCTGCGAAGGTTGGGTTTCACCTCACAGGTTGGCTTCAAGGCAAGAGAATCCCAGACGCGTGGCCTGGTCATAGCCTCGGTCCTCTGCGTGGTGATGGTGTGGGCCTCCACGGGCCTCTTAGGCCTTCGGGTGACCACCGTTCTCAGCGGGAGCATGAGTCCGAGCCTGGAGGTGGGGGATGTGGCAGTGGTGAGGGAGGTTTCCCCCTCTTCAGTGAGGCCTGGGGACGTAATCCAGTTTGTCCGGGGAGGAGAAGCGGTGATCCACAGGGTGGTGGAGGTAAGGCAGGAGGGGGGGAGCTGGTCCTTCATTACCAAGGGGGATGCCAACTCCTCTCCCGACCCCACACCCGTTTCCTCTTCCCAGCTGATGGGGAAAGTGATTATGCGGATTCCCAAGGTGGGATGGGCCATTCTTGGAGTGAAGGGGGTGATGGTTGGCCTATGGTCTTTCGTGAGAGAGCACACCGCCCTCGTGCTTTCGCTGCCTCTCCTCGCGGTGCCGGTCTTCCTTGGCCGCAGGTACAGGGGGCGCAAGGTGAGGTGGGGGCTGGGTAAGGAGGTGTCCTCCCGGCGGTGGGGCACTCCCCTCGTCTTTCTAATGCTCTTCCTCTCGGTGGGAGGAATAGCCTACGCCCACTGGAGCGAGCCCCTCTACGTGTCGGGCACGGTGGAGACGGGAACTTGGAAGTCGGAGATAGAGTGTTACAAGGTCTGGAGCTTCCCGTGCTGTCAGGTGAACTCTTGGCGTTCGGAGGACAACCGCACCCTCTACTTGCACTACTGGTATACCTATCCTTGCGATACGGTGTGGGTAGTGCTCAAGATTCACAACACGGGGACCGTGCCCATCTTCTTCCAGGGCTTCCAGTACCAGTTTTCGGGGAAAGACTTCAAGACTTACGAATGGTTCTTTGGCCCCTACGGAGATGGTTGCCAGCAGGGGGACTGCTGCTGGTGGAAGGACCTCCTCTGCGGAGATGGATGTGACGGCCCGGACGAGAGGACTTGTTGCTGGATGGATTCCTGTTGTCTCAAACCCCCCATCCAGCTCCACCCCTGTCAGAGCCTTATCGCCGTGGTGAAGCTGAAGAGCTTTTCCTGTTCCTGTGACTTCACCATCTCCATGAGCATAAAGGACGTGTGCTGGTCCTGCTTGGGGAGGACTTGA